TTTTTGCTACTTGAATGGCGCTTTTCTCACCCTTGGTGGACTTGAATCCATCTGGTTTGGAGTTTAAggcccttttccattagtacctactcgcATCGGCTCAACACAGATCGACTGCGTTCCAGTATAGgatcagttgttgttgttttgtttgggttttttggtgGCCGTTTCCTTcgttgccaggtttcaaaaaggttggttttgatttttgtgaaggaGACGCTCTCATGACTCGAGTGCCACCACTGACCAGCCAATCGGTGCCATGCAGTCTGACGGCATCACAATTTAGTACCTGCTCAGATAGCTTGGAACTCGGCCTAGCAGGCACTACTTTAGTACCTGGTACTATGACCTAATGGAAAGCCGTGGCGATTCGAtccaagtaggtactaatggaaaaaggTGTTTAGTTTTTACTCCTGTGTTGATAGCGTTTCATTTTACTGGTTATTAGCTGCTCTTAACAATAGTTGGACTCGTTTTCTGCGAATGAAAACCAAACCTTAGCTGTTGTAGGATGCTGTATTTTAAAAGCTCTTCAGTGGTAAACTGCTCTCTTCCATGAAAAGCAGATAAGTTTCAGCAAATGGAATGTGTTTATCGCTGCATTATTGATCTTTATCAGTGGTGcaagaaaacaactattattGCTGTGTGGTGCAGTGGAAAAACAGTTGTACCATTTACTGCATGGCTTGGCACAACTTTACCCCTGCTATGGAAAAACCCAAATATGATGCGGAACTAATTTCATCAAATCATTTAGTGTGcgtgtggtttttgttttttgaatgtAAGGGCAAAAGGACATGCCATGTTTCTGAGGTGAAAAACCGGGTCCTTAACGGGTTTTTAATGTTGGTGGTAGAGGaaattgtttttgtctttttgtcttcTGAAACTTCAGTTTACAGTGTCTGGATGCTGAGTGTGAGTGGTGGAAATGTGTTGGAACTTCAAATGTAGAAAACTTGTGACTCCGATTTATTTTGACTCAATAATAAGGATTACATTAGATTTGTTTTCAGTCGAATTGgttaaatatacatttatatagAGAGCGAGCATATAAAGCATTGGCTTTGATAATGGTTATCGTCACAATATTTAGACAGATTCCAGACATTGTAcactctgcagtgtttaaaatgCACCGATGCAGAAGTTATTGATAGCTGTTTTTCTCCTTACAACGGcattaataatttattaaaatgttgttAAATTTAACCATGAAGTCAACTGTCTTCCTTTAGGCTTTTTGATTATGGATTAAGGTCCCATTAGCAGTGAGATGTTGTGCAGAGATCTAAATTGTGGCCTCGGTACACTTAAAATGTCCAATGATAGCTCCTACAAAAAAGGCGAACTTCTGATACTATGAGTGGAGTCATTCCCTACTTCACTACCTTTGTGTTGTTCttgatatttaaatttgtttgttcAATTGatttataacatttttatgACACGTTTATTACTTTTAGACACGATTAGAATTATCTCCTTATCATACCTGCAACCATACAGCTGTACTTGTATTAAGTCTTTTAGTTTATAAAATCCATTTAACATGAACACTATTAGAAAACAATGAGTCTTGCAACCTGTTCCAACATCATATTAAAGCTGTCGGCCCcctcttgtttttctcctttgtcCACATGTGGGACTGATCCCGACTACACCTGCACTGAATCAACTGACTCATGTGCCTTTACCATCACACAACATGCAGTCTGCACCTCACTACCTTCTGCCTCCAGTACAAGCCCACAGTGATTGCCTGTGTGTGCATCCATCTGGCGTGCAAGTGGTCCAACTGGGAGATCCCGGTTTCTACTGATGGGAAACACTGGTGGGAATATGTGGACAACTCTGTCACTCTCGAGCTGCTTGATGGTGAGACTGAATTTTACCTTTAATTCAAAGTAATCTCTTGCAATTTGCTTTAAGTCCTTTTCCTGGTTGTTTTGTAGGCATACTTAACCAAGGACAAGTTTATAGAAGTAACGGCTTTAAAAGTAACATCAGCATTTTTTTAACAACATGCATATCCTGCATTTTCAGAGTTGACCCATGAGTTTCTGCAGATTCTGGAGAAAACACCCAGCCGACTAAAGAGGATACGCAACTGGAGGGTAGGCTGGATTTACTGCCCTGTTTGTTAGccataaatgtatttatattttatttttgcagtatTGGCAGCAGGTTTTTAAATTGCAAATACTTCATGTAGGTGCTGTTAGAGAACTGCAGCCGAAATCTTGCCACATTGAGCATTGCTGCCAGTTTGTGTAACAGTTATTAAAGGGCTAGTTTGAGTAGAGGTAACTGACTGATGCGCAGAAGGAAAGGTTATTTATGGAGCCCAGATTGTGTGAATGATGAGACTTGACACAGAAACTTTGTTAAGAGAACAATGTAGCTGCTGAAGACCTGAGGGGAAGTGGAACAAAATAAGTACaaccacaaaataaataaatctgcttACGTTAATTTCACTGCTTGAATATTCATTATCAAAAAGTCTTTCAAATCCCAGTGAAGGGACTCCCtttttagataagataagataacatAACTGTTTATTGTCATCGCACAGTCatacctagtacaatagtacaatgaaattggaaactGTCCTGTGTCGGCACTACGCACAACACGACTGGGGTGGGGGGCAAGGATCAGTAGCATGGACATGTGGTCTGACAAACCTAGATGTGGTAGAGGGGCTGCTCTGTGGCCTTTTTGGATGTTACTGTAGGCTTtatccagtgtgtgtgttttggtttttttttttttttgtttgttgttgttgttgttgttgttgttgtgtgtgttttttgtttgtttgtttttttttcccttgttgcACAGTTAATATGTTgttcaaatctggggaataCTGACTATAAGTCAGCATGGTTGAAGTCCTGGTTTAATCCTTTTAGAGGAACCTcttagagttcattttaaagaTTCGATTTCAGGAGTTCCTCCTTAGGTTACGTTATCACATTTCATAAAAGTGCAATAGTTCACTTAAATTGCTAATTGTTTTAGGTACATAGCTTTATCAGTACACCTCAGGCTATGTTCAGGTAGTATTGCAACAAACAAATATGGAAACGGCATGAAAAAAGGCAGTTGTCTAACAGACAGCACAGCCGAATTTAAGCCAACAAGTAAGAATAATCAAGTGTACACTGTTTCAAAAAGAGCATGTTTAAGTAATTACATAAGCTAGAGAGTACGGAAACAATCGTTACCGAAGCAAACTATAAAAAATAATGCGAATTCAATTATAGAAACAGCTGACCAGCTGCCATTGCTATCGCCAAAGGTTCGAGACACTTACTGCTGAATTACTACAATTTTTATGGTTGATTTGAGAGAAGGAAAGAGCCGTGTTTCCCACGCCGTTTTCGACGCCATTCATGCTTATAGCCACAGCAGGAGCTAAATGCCAAAAGTCTTCCTTCATACCCAGGTCTTATCTTATGCAGCAAATCAGGAGAGGGACCTCATATCAGCTGACGTAGGTCATGTGGCAGTGCGTAGTTGATGTGGGTTACATTAGCCATCATCTTACAGCTACAAAAACCAAAGTCATACCAGCCTTATTTTCTGTCCTGCAGGCAACGCAAGCTGCCAAAAAGCCTAAGACTGAAAACACCCAGATGACTGACAACTCATTTCCTGGACCTTCATTGGCCCAGGACCAAGCTGATGCCTCACTTCCTGGCGTTCCTTCTTCCAACCCAGGATTTTCCAAAGCAGGCTCTACCTTTCCTATGCCCATGCTCAGCCAGTCTGGTGGAGCAGTTCTGTCTCTAGACTCCATAGCCACCACATACAATCCAGGTAGCCACAGTGAATGGCCCCAGGGCAACCAGAGCCAGCAAGGATACTCTACCACCTGTATAAAACAGGAACCGCTCAGCATCCCTATCCAAGAATCTTTGCAAACCTCTGCTTCCTCTTTGCTTCAGCATCCAATGGTATACAAGACTGAAAAAATAGATTTCAACCCAGTCAAACAAGAACAAAAGGGAGCTGGTGGGAGTGGAGCTGCTAAGCATCAACTAGCACCTCAGTCTGGTTACCCTCCACCAGCTCAGCCGTCTCCAGCTCAGAAGCTGTCACTGGATAaatacagagagaaacatgCTGCAGAGCTGGCTGCCTCTGGGCAGAAACGTAGGCAGGAACAGCATGGTGGAGTAATGGACTGTGATGTAAGGGGGGATTTGTTGTCCTCCTCTAGCTATGCACCATCCATGATGAGCCAAGGagacaacagaaaacaaacagtccATGGCAGTGGTGGCAGCGCCACAGCTTCCccaatgaaaatgaaagtgcCCTCCTCATCTTCGGGCCAAGATAGACGCCATCACAGTGACAAACGGGACAAAAGTTCGCTTAAAGTTCGCTTAGCTGTGCCGGGATCCAGCAGTGGTTCACAGCTGGATAAAACCAGTCAACAGATGAGCAAAGATGAGCTTAAAATGAAGATTAAAGTGTCGTCCTCTGAGCGTCACAGCTCATCAGATGAAGCCATgggcaccaacaacaacaaaagcaaacattCCAGCCCAATGGTGAGCAAAGAGAAACATCGTGGGGCAGAGCACAACCCCCATCGCCACCATAAACACAGTCACGCCCCCACACACAGTGGCAACGGCCGCGGAGCTACAGAGGGCTCAGGCATTGGGATAGGCCTGCTGCGAGGTCCTCCTGGACTCATCAGCATGGAAGGAACAACACATGGGCCTCCTGGGCCCacctcttcatcttcatcacgCAAGAGGGCATATCCAGAGGCCAGCCACAACCACCACCCTTCGGCCTCATCCTTCACTGCTAGCTCCAAAGTGAGCAAAATCTCCAAGGGTGGCTCTAGTGCTGCAGGTACTTCATCTTTTTCTTCCccctcttttcctccttgctCCTCTCCTGTACTGCAGTGTGTCTCATCTGGCTTGCAGCTCTATGGCTAACCTCCTTCCCTCCCTACCTCCACCCcacccttctcctcctcctccttctccttattctcgtttctcctcctcccctcctgtCACACCCAGGTGGGCTGCGGACCTCTCAGCAGTACCCTCCTCCTAGTGAATCGCCACATGAAGTGGGAGAGCAGAGACACTGAGTCCACCCCTCTGCAGCCATGGCCAGCACATGAAAATGGCAACAAACTACAcacagttcaaactttaaagaCTATGCTCACCTCTTTGTTAAGTGCcctagagaaagaaaaaaaaaaaaactctatgTGATGATAAACCCTTTATTGAAAGGCAGAAAGTTATCTGCAAAAAAAAGAGTATTGTTGGACTTCTCAGCTTCTGAGATgtgaaagatgaaaaattaTGCTTCCTGACTGTCACATCTCTGGGCTTTGGTGCTCAGTCCTCTTTCTGTTATTGTGTTGAATTGTTGCTTTGTTATTCTTCCTCCTCAAATGGGTCTAGGAACGTGTAAAAGGTGGTTGTGTGTTTGGGAAAGTTTGTTTCCATCGGGGGGAGAAGTTCTTTCCCTACATGTCAGATCTCCATATGAGAAAACACAAGTATTACAAGTTCTATAAAAAGCAAGGAAGGTGCACTTTCcttatttttcttcctccttttttttttttcttttaaagaagtAATTTTCATTGAATCACATTTCTGTGGTTTTATGGAGGAAGATGGTGGCCAGGTGGAGATGACTTCAGTTTGCTGATATTCCATTTAGTACTGTTGATGGATGCAATTTTTTAGGTGTTTAAAATTCATCTCCTAAATTACTTTCTTGTCTTGGTTTCTTTTTATACTTAAGTACTGTGCGTATGATTTGCATGTTTCAATCAAAGGGATTTGAAAGGAGAGCGCTAACTTGCTGTTTACAAAAAATGGAGATAAATGTACATACGTTTTTgtatgtttaaagaaaaaaaagctatacCATGACTACTCAGGTTAGGAGCTGCTTGTAAGTATAACAAGATTATTGTAATACCTATAAaagagttttattttgttgatcAGTGGAGTGGGCATCATCGGGTAAATGATCGAAGCATTCCAGTGGTGTGTGCTTCTTGCAGCCTTGCTATGAGACAGTGATGTACTGTAGGTTTCCATCAGAGAATATTACTTGATTCCCTCAGCAACTGGCACATCCGACACCTACTTATCACATAAGAGCGATGCAATTTGtaccaaaatatttttttggacCTCTTAAGTAGACTTGAAGCTGGATGCCAAAGGTTGTGCCTCaacaaggaaaaaaattaaGCTGGCAAGGACAGTAGTTGTGCTATTAAAGTTTACATAaccctttttattttaactgcatCAGACATTTCATGACATAAAGCTGTAGCCCTTTAGATAAAAAAGGAAATGCCCATTGTTCAGTCACTGAGTCACAGGGTACTGTTCAGGATGAAACACTTGTTGGCTCGCTTTCATTTAGCTGTGAATAATTGGCCACAGGCAAATTGACCTGCCTGATATGTAGGTGACCTCAAATATCTGCAATGTAGACGTGCTTCATAGTTTTTGTGTATCATTGACTTTCTTTTATTCAGTTGGTTTTATTATGTTTGCAGCCCTGTCCGTGTCTGGACACGGCTTTATTATCCCTTTCATACATTAAACACTCTTCCGTTGTAAATTCTTGATATGATCCAATCTTCTCTGTTTCTGACCGGGTTACTTGTTTTATGTTAAGAATGTGCAAAATACAAATTAGGCTGAGGCTATATTGTACCCTGGTTGGGGATTTGCATTCGGGCACACAGGATTACTGCAGTTATAGAACATAAGCTACTCTTCACatcctttttctccacttttcATTTCAAAATTCCAAATAAACTTTAATGTTGCCACTACCCTGACACAGAATAAGTCCTGGTGGTCTTTGTCAtttaatgcaaaataaaaagtttGTACGGTACTGATTTGTAGTTAAATTTGAgacatgctgtgttttttccAGTGGCATGATATTTAAACACAGTTAAATGTTGAATTCTTTGTGATTCGATATAAAGGTATGGGGGTCACTGAAAAATGATGGTTGGGCTAAAGTATAGatgatgcatttatttatttatttttattagaaCTGAAAATACCATAAAAACTAAATGGCACATGTATGAGGAAGGAAAAATCCTACATGCAATTCACATTTTATAGATCATATCACTGTATACAAAAGTGCTTCTCATAACTGTTCTTTTTCATCCTGCCCATCATTGGCACTACTGCTATAGTGCTGAATAGATAGTAAGCTCTCACA
This DNA window, taken from Oreochromis niloticus isolate F11D_XX linkage group LG16, O_niloticus_UMD_NMBU, whole genome shotgun sequence, encodes the following:
- the ccnt2a gene encoding cyclin-T2 isoform X2 — translated: MAACRGSSSKWFFTREQLENTPSRRSGVDADRELSYRQQAANLIQDMGQRLNVSQLTINTAIVYMHRFYMHHSFSKFHRNIISPTTLFLAAKVEEQPRKLEHVIKVAHACLNPQEPPLDTKSNAYLQQAQELVILESIVLQTLGFEITIDHPHTDVVKCTQLVRASKDLAQTSYFMATNSLHLTTFCLQYKPTVIACVCIHLACKWSNWEIPVSTDGKHWWEYVDNSVTLELLDELTHEFLQILEKTPSRLKRIRNWRATQAAKKPKTENTQMTDNSFPGPSLAQDQADASLPGVPSSNPGFSKAGSTFPMPMLSQSGGAVLSLDSIATTYNPGSHSEWPQGNQSQQGYSTTCIKQEPLSIPIQESLQTSASSLLQHPMVYKTEKIDFNPVKQEQKGAGGSGAAKHQLAPQSGYPPPAQPSPAQKLSLDKYREKHAAELAASGQKRRQEQHGGVMDCDVRGDLLSSSSYAPSMMSQGDNRKQTVHGSGGSATASPMKMKVPSSSSGQDRRHHSDKRDKSSLKVRLAVPGSSSGSQLDKTSQQMSKDELKMKIKVSSSERHSSSDEAMGTNNNKSKHSSPMVSKEKHRGAEHNPHRHHKHSHAPTHSGNGRGATEGSGIGIGLLRGPPGLISMEGTTHGPPGPTSSSSSRKRAYPEASHNHHPSASSFTASSKVSKISKGGSSAAGGLRTSQQYPPPSESPHEVGEQRH
- the ccnt2a gene encoding cyclin-T2 isoform X5, producing MTDNSFPGPSLAQDQADASLPGVPSSNPGFSKAGSTFPMPMLSQSGGAVLSLDSIATTYNPGSHSEWPQGNQSQQGYSTTCIKQEPLSIPIQESLQTSASSLLQHPMVYKTEKIDFNPVKQEQKGAGGSGAAKHQLAPQSGYPPPAQPSPAQKLSLDKYREKHAAELAASGQKRRQEQHGGVMDCDVRGDLLSSSSYAPSMMSQGDNRKQTVHGSGGSATASPMKMKVPSSSSGQDRRHHSDKRDKSSLKVRLAVPGSSSGSQLDKTSQQMSKDELKMKIKVSSSERHSSSDEAMGTNNNKSKHSSPMVSKEKHRGAEHNPHRHHKHSHAPTHSGNGRGATEGSGIGIGLLRGPPGLISMEGTTHGPPGPTSSSSSRKRAYPEASHNHHPSASSFTASSKVSKISKGGSSAAGTSSFSSPSFPPCSSPVLQCVSSGLQLYG
- the ccnt2a gene encoding cyclin-T2 isoform X1 codes for the protein MAACRGSSSKWFFTREQLENTPSRRSGVDADRELSYRQQAANLIQDMGQRLNVSQLTINTAIVYMHRFYMHHSFSKFHRNIISPTTLFLAAKVEEQPRKLEHVIKVAHACLNPQEPPLDTKSNAYLQQAQELVILESIVLQTLGFEITIDHPHTDVVKCTQLVRASKDLAQTSYFMATNSLHLTTFCLQYKPTVIACVCIHLACKWSNWEIPVSTDGKHWWEYVDNSVTLELLDELTHEFLQILEKTPSRLKRIRNWRATQAAKKPKTENTQMTDNSFPGPSLAQDQADASLPGVPSSNPGFSKAGSTFPMPMLSQSGGAVLSLDSIATTYNPGSHSEWPQGNQSQQGYSTTCIKQEPLSIPIQESLQTSASSLLQHPMVYKTEKIDFNPVKQEQKGAGGSGAAKHQLAPQSGYPPPAQPSPAQKLSLDKYREKHAAELAASGQKRRQEQHGGVMDCDVRGDLLSSSSYAPSMMSQGDNRKQTVHGSGGSATASPMKMKVPSSSSGQDRRHHSDKRDKSSLKVRLAVPGSSSGSQLDKTSQQMSKDELKMKIKVSSSERHSSSDEAMGTNNNKSKHSSPMVSKEKHRGAEHNPHRHHKHSHAPTHSGNGRGATEGSGIGIGLLRGPPGLISMEGTTHGPPGPTSSSSSRKRAYPEASHNHHPSASSFTASSKVSKISKGGSSAAGTSSFSSPSFPPCSSPVLQCVSSGLQLYG
- the ccnt2a gene encoding cyclin-T2 isoform X3; translation: MAACRGSSSKWFFTREQLENTPSRRSGVDADRELSYRQQAANLIQDMGQRLNVSQLTINTAIVYMHRFYMHHSFSKFHRNIISPTTLFLAAKVEEQPRKLEHVIKVAHACLNPQEPPLDTKSNAYLQQAQELVILESIVLQTLASKDLAQTSYFMATNSLHLTTFCLQYKPTVIACVCIHLACKWSNWEIPVSTDGKHWWEYVDNSVTLELLDELTHEFLQILEKTPSRLKRIRNWRATQAAKKPKTENTQMTDNSFPGPSLAQDQADASLPGVPSSNPGFSKAGSTFPMPMLSQSGGAVLSLDSIATTYNPGSHSEWPQGNQSQQGYSTTCIKQEPLSIPIQESLQTSASSLLQHPMVYKTEKIDFNPVKQEQKGAGGSGAAKHQLAPQSGYPPPAQPSPAQKLSLDKYREKHAAELAASGQKRRQEQHGGVMDCDVRGDLLSSSSYAPSMMSQGDNRKQTVHGSGGSATASPMKMKVPSSSSGQDRRHHSDKRDKSSLKVRLAVPGSSSGSQLDKTSQQMSKDELKMKIKVSSSERHSSSDEAMGTNNNKSKHSSPMVSKEKHRGAEHNPHRHHKHSHAPTHSGNGRGATEGSGIGIGLLRGPPGLISMEGTTHGPPGPTSSSSSRKRAYPEASHNHHPSASSFTASSKVSKISKGGSSAAGTSSFSSPSFPPCSSPVLQCVSSGLQLYG
- the ccnt2a gene encoding cyclin-T2 isoform X4; its protein translation is MATNSLHLTTFCLQYKPTVIACVCIHLACKWSNWEIPVSTDGKHWWEYVDNSVTLELLDELTHEFLQILEKTPSRLKRIRNWRATQAAKKPKTENTQMTDNSFPGPSLAQDQADASLPGVPSSNPGFSKAGSTFPMPMLSQSGGAVLSLDSIATTYNPGSHSEWPQGNQSQQGYSTTCIKQEPLSIPIQESLQTSASSLLQHPMVYKTEKIDFNPVKQEQKGAGGSGAAKHQLAPQSGYPPPAQPSPAQKLSLDKYREKHAAELAASGQKRRQEQHGGVMDCDVRGDLLSSSSYAPSMMSQGDNRKQTVHGSGGSATASPMKMKVPSSSSGQDRRHHSDKRDKSSLKVRLAVPGSSSGSQLDKTSQQMSKDELKMKIKVSSSERHSSSDEAMGTNNNKSKHSSPMVSKEKHRGAEHNPHRHHKHSHAPTHSGNGRGATEGSGIGIGLLRGPPGLISMEGTTHGPPGPTSSSSSRKRAYPEASHNHHPSASSFTASSKVSKISKGGSSAAGTSSFSSPSFPPCSSPVLQCVSSGLQLYG